A window from Populus trichocarpa isolate Nisqually-1 chromosome 3, P.trichocarpa_v4.1, whole genome shotgun sequence encodes these proteins:
- the LOC18097054 gene encoding uncharacterized protein LOC18097054 yields the protein MFVKLTVTVLFFLCAVAYSRTPSDLPDGDFTLPELPRSDPKATPVLFLPSQKPETSEPATEIKYPADVEIEEQKEPGSSSTEVKTESIETAVPLTVVTFRPTNLHFLPRRPLLPVRHRHGCRHGHNMMKPRFYGNDMVVSGEKDDGFELGDHQATRGVVRQIPARWTRFHHGGQRFSFYDDVANGEEREWGHKKHHKHHHVEGEEEHEHEHEHEHEEHDHEHDHEEHEHEHEEHDHEHDHEEHGHGHGHGHDHEHEHGHDHEEHGHGHEEHGHEHEHEEHEHEHGHGHGHEHEGHGHGHEHEGHGHEWGLFKGIRKFLKHNF from the coding sequence ATGTTCGTCAAACTCACCGTCAccgttcttttctttctatgcgCCGTCGCTTATTCTCGTACTCCGTCAGATCTACCAGATGGGGACTTCACTCTACCCGAATTACCAAGATCCGATCCGAAAGCCACGCCTGTTCTCTTCCTCCCAAGCCAGAAACCCGAAACTAGTGAGCCCGCAACTGAAATAAAGTATCCAGCTGATGTAGAAATCGAGGAGCAAAAGGAACCAGGATCGTCATCAACGGAGGTGAAGACGGAATCGATTGAGACAGCGGTGCCGCTAACAGTCGTGACTTTCCGTCCAACAAACCTTCACTTCTTGCCTCGACGCCCGTTACTCCCGGTACGCCATCGTCACGGATGCCGTCACGGGCACAATATGATGAAGCCGCGTTTCTACGGTAATGATATGGTTGTATCCGGTGAGAAGGATGATGGTTTTGAACTTGGTGATCATCAGGCGACACGTGGCGTTGTTAGGCAGATTCCTGCTAGGTGGACCAGGTTTCACCATGGGGGTCAGAGGTTTTCTTTCTATGATGACGTGGCAAATGGAGAGGAGAGGGAGTGGGGCCACAAGAAGCATCACAAGCACCACCATGTTGAAGGAGAAGAGGAGCATGAGCATGAGCATGAGCATGAGCATGAGGAGCATGATCATGAGCATGATCACGAGGAGCATGAGCATGAGCATGAGGAGCATGATCATGAGCATGATCACGAGGAGCATGGGCACGGGCACGGGCACGGGCACGATCACGAGCATGAGCATGGGCACGATCACGAGGAGCACGGGCACGGGCATGAGGAGCACGGGCACGAGCATGAGCACGAGGAGCATGAGCATGAGCATGGGCATGGGCATGGACATGAGCATGAGGGGCATGGGCATGGACATGAGCATGAGGGGCATGGGCATGAATGGGGATTGTTCAAGGGGATTCGCAAGTTTTTGAAGCATAATTTTTGA